The uncultured Desulfobulbus sp. genome window below encodes:
- a CDS encoding SDR family NAD(P)-dependent oxidoreductase — translation MRIVVTGATSGIGRQLAMDYHREGHEVWALGRNEQALGELGQLGIETARLDLADREATLAWFADFGPIDLALLSAGTCEYIDLPNFDSALVQRVMRANVETAAITIEAVLPLLRLSSTKHLAVISSSASFLPLPRAEAYGASKAALSYMVQALRLELIREHFTLTLINPGFVKTPLTDKNDFPMPLMISVEQASDRIRRGLAQKKSELHFPKRFTLLLKLLSWLPTPLWTMIGQKLVRR, via the coding sequence ATGAGAATCGTTGTTACTGGAGCCACCTCGGGGATTGGTCGACAACTGGCTATGGATTACCACCGTGAAGGGCATGAGGTCTGGGCGCTGGGAAGAAATGAGCAGGCCCTGGGCGAGTTGGGACAACTGGGTATAGAAACTGCGAGACTGGACCTGGCGGATCGAGAAGCGACTTTGGCCTGGTTTGCCGATTTTGGACCTATTGACCTGGCTCTTCTCAGCGCAGGCACCTGTGAATATATTGACCTGCCCAACTTTGACAGCGCGTTGGTGCAACGGGTCATGCGGGCGAACGTGGAGACCGCCGCCATTACCATAGAGGCGGTTCTTCCCCTTCTTCGCTTGAGCTCCACAAAACACCTGGCTGTGATTTCCAGCTCGGCATCGTTTCTGCCGTTGCCGCGGGCCGAAGCCTATGGCGCTTCCAAAGCGGCGTTGAGTTACATGGTGCAAGCGCTTCGACTCGAATTGATCCGGGAGCACTTTACGCTCACCCTGATTAACCCGGGCTTTGTGAAAACACCGCTCACTGACAAAAACGATTTTCCCATGCCCTTGATGATCAGCGTGGAGCAGGCAAGTGATCGTATTCGGCGGGGCCTTGCTCAAAAGAAATCTGAACTGCATTTCCCCAAACGTTTCACCCTGCTGCTGAAGCTGCTTTCCTGGCTTCCAACTCCCCTGTGGACAATGATCGGTCAAAAGTTGGTGCGAAGATGA
- a CDS encoding FAD-dependent oxidoreductase: MMREKIAIIGSGISGLTCGHALAATHDITVYEAADYVGGHTHTIPVDNKGEQVAVDTGFIVFNDRTYPHFMELMHRIGVAYQPTEMSFSVKNETEDIEYNGNTLNSLFAQRRNLIRPRFLFMVRDILRFNREVRLAGEEERARSLGEFLRCGNYSATFRENYILPMVSAIWSMGLTSCMDFPLDFFIRFFDNHGLLNVINRPQWFTIKGGSSSYIKPLTAPFADRIQLNTPVVRVERDEQGVDIITAEETRRFDQVIFACHGNQALSLLGQPTPEEQAVLSAFTTSENQVVLHTDTSFLPGRILAWASWNYNLVEAASEQTTLTYNMNILQRLNAKHTYLVTLNQAVDESHVLGRFTYHHPIFTLEAIRAQQQWCMVSAKNRSHFCGAYWFNGFHEDGVRSGLRVVAALQGEQS, from the coding sequence ATGATGCGAGAGAAAATAGCAATTATCGGTTCCGGGATATCAGGGCTCACCTGTGGCCATGCCCTGGCAGCGACCCATGATATCACAGTCTATGAGGCAGCCGACTATGTTGGCGGCCATACGCACACCATTCCCGTTGACAACAAGGGGGAGCAGGTGGCCGTTGATACGGGTTTTATTGTCTTTAACGATCGTACCTACCCCCATTTCATGGAACTGATGCATCGTATTGGGGTTGCGTATCAGCCGACCGAGATGAGTTTTTCGGTCAAAAACGAAACCGAGGACATTGAATACAACGGCAACACGCTCAACAGCCTCTTTGCCCAGCGGCGCAACCTGATCCGGCCCCGGTTTCTGTTCATGGTGCGGGATATTCTACGTTTTAACCGGGAAGTCCGCCTTGCCGGGGAAGAGGAGCGGGCCCGTTCACTGGGTGAATTCCTTCGTTGCGGCAACTACTCGGCCACCTTCAGAGAAAATTATATTTTGCCCATGGTCTCGGCGATCTGGTCCATGGGGCTGACAAGCTGTATGGATTTCCCGCTGGATTTCTTTATTCGATTTTTTGATAACCACGGACTGCTCAATGTTATCAACCGGCCTCAGTGGTTCACCATCAAGGGCGGCTCAAGCAGTTATATCAAGCCACTCACGGCTCCATTTGCAGATCGCATCCAGCTCAACACTCCTGTGGTGCGGGTTGAGCGAGACGAGCAGGGGGTGGATATCATCACCGCAGAAGAGACCCGGCGCTTTGATCAGGTCATCTTTGCCTGCCACGGCAATCAGGCCCTTTCTTTGCTCGGGCAGCCAACCCCGGAGGAGCAAGCAGTGCTCTCGGCGTTCACGACCTCGGAAAACCAGGTCGTGCTGCACACCGACACCTCCTTTCTCCCTGGACGAATATTAGCCTGGGCAAGCTGGAACTACAATCTGGTCGAGGCGGCAAGCGAGCAGACGACGCTCACCTATAACATGAACATCCTCCAGCGATTGAACGCGAAGCATACCTACCTGGTCACCTTAAACCAGGCGGTTGATGAATCCCACGTTCTGGGTCGTTTTACTTATCACCACCCCATTTTCACCCTGGAGGCCATCCGTGCACAGCAGCAGTGGTGCATGGTCTCTGCAAAGAACCGAAGTCACTTTTGCGGGGCTTACTGGTTTAACGGTTTTCATGAAGATGGAGTGCGCAGCGGCTTACGCGTTGTTGCTGCCCTGCAAGGAGAGCAATCATGA